The proteins below come from a single Anolis sagrei isolate rAnoSag1 chromosome 8, rAnoSag1.mat, whole genome shotgun sequence genomic window:
- the PRSS54 gene encoding inactive serine protease 54 — protein sequence MSRDGSWEVTIPWFCLAIAGQSRPPKCTMAGPQRCRWSVVSRLLFLLRWTSLLPPALAGMDCGTEILSSPTDSDQGSAVTGEFPWLVSLQDTQGRHLAFGSILSQDWLLSTASAFHNITQVMVLLGSADPSELQSLPLPIRTIIPHEDFDELTLDHDLALLRVPVPIEFDEAIRPICIPFQRFPLSAMEDCWVVGWPHPDAGSSSLWKLSVVDADPCPLHRTVSTECCSHREGDSVPGCLGFPGNPVVCQAKETGQWMLKGVLTEGGAQCYGPFLYTRVAYYSDWIMATTSKWGPPVHAIPFQRDFEASEEFRQEMFELPLDETAVRTFQDYPNSDYNDNNETEWLNASNREGPVESRANSGPLYYDYYGGEVIPVGMAVALTQPLWGIFSVGFLLCGLTWWTAGQVAS from the exons ATGTCCAGGGATGGATCCTGGGAGGTGACCATTCCCTGGTTCTGCCTAGCCATAGCCGGACAGAGCAGGCCTCCCAAGTGTACCATGGCTGGACCGCAGAGGTGCCGTTGGTCAGTGGTCAGccggctcctcttcctcctgcgcTGGACCTCCCTCCTACCACCTGCTTTAGCCG GCATGGACTGTGGCACGGAGATCCTTTCCTCTCCGACCGACTCGGACCAGGGCTCTGCCGTGACGGGGGAGTTCCCATGGCTGGTCTCCTTGCAGGACACGCAGGGCCGGCACTTGGCTTTTGGGAGCATCCTCAGCCAAGACTGGCTCCTCAGCACCGCCTCGGCCTTTCACAACAT AACGCAGGTGATGGTCCTTCTGGGTTCCGCGGACCCATCCGAGCTGCAGAGCCTCCCGCTGCCCATCAGGACCATCATCCCGCACGAGGACTTTGACGAGCTCACGCTGGACCACGACCTGGCCCTCCTGCGGGTCCCCGTCCCAATTGAGTTCGACGAGGCCATCCGGCCCATCTGCATCCCTTTCCAACGCTTCCCACTTTCGGCGATGGAGGACTGCTGGGTTGTGGGTTGGCCGCACCCGGACGCAG GGAGCAGCTCTCTGTGGAAGCTCTCGGTGGTGGATGCCGACCCCTGCCCTCTGCACCGGACGGTCAGCACAGAATGCTGTAGCCACCGGGAAGGCGACAGCGTGCCGGGATGCCTG GGCTTCCCTGGCAACCCGGTGGTGTGCCAAGCCAAGGAGACTGGTCAGTGGATGCTGAAAGGGGTGCTGACCGAGGGCGGAGCGCAGTGCTACGGGCCGTTCCTTTACACCAGGGTGGCCTACTACAGCGACTGGATTATGGCCACCACGTCCAAGTGGGGCCCCCCGGTTCATGCCATCCCTTTCCAGAGAGACTTTGAAGCCTCGGAGGAGTTCCGGCAAGAGATGTTTGAGCTCCCGCTCGACGAGACGGCCGTGCGCACCTTCCAAGACTATCCCAACAGCGACTACAATGACAACAACGAAACGGAGTGGCTCAATGCAAGCAATCGTGAGGGGCCCGTCGAGTCGCGTGCCAACTCCGGGCCCTTGTACTACGACTACTACGGAGGGGAAGTCATCCCCGTTGGCATGGCAGTGGCATTAACCCAGCCACTTTGGGGAATCTTCTCTGTTGGTTTCTTGCTCTGTGGCCTGACTTGGTGGACGGCAGGACAAGTGGCAAGCTAG
- the GINS3 gene encoding DNA replication complex GINS protein PSF3: MSAEAYSAVEPGLGPEESFLSLPDLLMSHERMPCRAQAALPRLALALGKAPLDALPEGTKLELPLWLAKGLYDNKQRIISVELPAVYKESWRTVFSADANVVDLHKLGPYYYAFGSQMLNFDSPENAELAQTILQTFISRFRRIMDSSQNAFNEDTSALVARLDEMERGLFRAGQKGLNDFQGWEMGQASQITASSLVQNYRKRKHSELDA; the protein is encoded by the exons ATGTCGGCGGAGGCCTACTCGGCGGTGGAGCCGGGGCTGGGCCCCGAGGAGAGCTTCCTCTCGCTGCCGGACCTGCTGATGTCCCACGAGCGGATGCCCTGCCGCGCCCAGGCCGCCCTCCCGCGCCTGGCCCTCGCCCTCGGAAAGGCCCCGCTCGACGCCCTGCCTGAG GGCACAAAACTGGAGCTGCCGCTGTGGCTGGCCAAAGGCCTCTACGACAACAAGCAGAGGATCATTTCGGTGGAGCTGCCGGCTGTTTACAAGGAGAGCTGGCGGACCGTCTTCAGTGCTGACGCCAACGTGGTGGACCTGCACAAGCTGGGGCCCTACTACTATGCCTTCGGCTCCCAGATGCTGAATTTTGACAGTCCTGAAAATGCAGAACTCGCGCAGACGATCCTGCAG ACCTTCATCAGCCGCTTCCGCCGCATCATGGACTCCTCCCAGAACGCCTTCAATGAGGACACGTCGGCCTTAGTGGCCCGGCTGGACGAGATGGAGCGGGGCTTGTTCCGGGCCGGGCAGAAGGGGCTGAACGACTTCCAGGGCTGGGAGATGGGGCAGGCCTCCCAGATCACGGCCTCCAGCCTGGTCCAGAACTACAGGAAGAGGAAGCACAGCGAGCTGGACGCCTGA